A region of Clarias gariepinus isolate MV-2021 ecotype Netherlands chromosome 25, CGAR_prim_01v2, whole genome shotgun sequence DNA encodes the following proteins:
- the LOC128513376 gene encoding C-C motif chemokine 20-like has translation MVGIKLLLAAHGVQRRIPRTESNSDTMAQINGVAVTLVLLLTVSLFCQDTAAWACCRRYSKGQLPVSLIQGYSIQTIHGQCNINAIIFHTFGGRKVCADPTHSWVRHSIQQLTTKVLALKKNKNQQ, from the exons ATGGTAGGTATAAAGCTACTGCTCGCAGCACACGGTGTACAGAGACGCATACCGAGAACAGAGAGTAACTCAGACACAATGGCCCAGATTAATGGTGTAGCTGTAACACTGGTGCTGCTTCTGACAGTCAGTCTGTTCTGTCAAGACACTGCTGCTTGGG caTGTTGCAGGCGATACTCCAAAGGTCAGCTCCCTGTAAGTTTAATCCAAGGATATTCAATCCAGACCATTCATGGACAATGCAACATCAATGCTATTAT TTTCCACACATTTGGAGGCAGAAAAGTCTGTGCTGATCCTACTCATTCCTGGGTGAGGCACAGCATCCAGCAACTCAC gacaaaAGTGTTGGCTCTAAAGAAGAACAAAAACcagcagtaa
- the LOC128513500 gene encoding C-C motif chemokine 20-like has protein sequence MVGIKLLLAAHGVQRRIPRTESNSDTMAQINGVAVTLVLLLTVSLFCQDTAAWACCRRYSKGQLPVSLIQGYSIQTIHGQCNINAIIFHTFGGRKVCADPTHSWVRHSIQQLTTKVLALKKHENQ, from the exons ATGGTAGGTATAAAGCTACTGCTCGCAGCACACGGTGTACAGAGACGCATACCGAGAACAGAGAGTAACTCAGACACAATGGCCCAGATTAATGGTGTAGCTGTAACACTGGTGCTGCTTCTGACAGTCAGTCTGTTCTGTCAAGACACTGCTGCTTGGG catGTTGCAGGCGATACTCCAAAGGTCAGCTCCCTGTTAGTTTAATCCAAGGATATTCAATCCAGACCATTCATGGACAATGCAACATCAATGCTATCAT TTTCCACACATTTGGAGGCAGAAAAGTCTGTGCTGATCCTACTCATTCCTGGGTGAGACACAGCATCCAGCAACTCAC gacAAAAGTGTTGGCTCTAAAGAAGCATGAAAAtcagtag